A genomic stretch from Gammaproteobacteria bacterium includes:
- a CDS encoding flagellin, whose amino-acid sequence MAQVINTNVASLNTQRALNGSLGDLNRALARLSSGLRLNSAKDDAAGLAISERFTAQIRGYNQAVRNASDAISLAQTAEGALQEVTTALQRIREIAVQSINATNSAQDRVSLNQEVTQLQAEITRVAGTKFNGAAVIGSGATSYVFQVGPNAGDTVSVTTVNIMSTTTGYISVVLSGTASTVSGASALLATVDVYLDSVNAARAELGAIQNRFEAVVRNGLNVAENLSASRSRIQDADFALETARLTRAQILQQAGVAMLSQANSQPQNVLSLIQ is encoded by the coding sequence ATGGCACAAGTCATCAATACAAATGTAGCTTCGCTTAATACGCAGAGAGCTTTAAACGGTTCTTTGGGAGATTTAAACAGAGCCTTAGCGCGTTTATCATCAGGCTTGCGCCTGAACAGCGCGAAGGACGATGCGGCAGGTTTGGCAATATCGGAGCGGTTTACAGCTCAGATAAGAGGATACAATCAAGCCGTTCGCAATGCCAGTGACGCGATTTCATTAGCGCAAACCGCTGAAGGGGCATTACAGGAAGTGACAACTGCGTTACAGCGTATTCGTGAGATTGCAGTGCAATCCATAAATGCAACCAACAGTGCGCAGGATAGGGTGTCGCTGAATCAGGAGGTTACACAGTTACAGGCGGAGATTACCCGTGTAGCCGGTACCAAGTTTAACGGTGCGGCTGTTATCGGGTCAGGAGCCACCTCTTATGTATTTCAGGTAGGCCCTAATGCCGGCGATACCGTGTCGGTTACCACGGTAAATATTATGAGTACCACCACAGGGTATATTTCGGTGGTGTTATCAGGAACCGCTTCTACAGTTTCAGGAGCATCTGCCTTGTTGGCAACTGTAGACGTGTATTTGGATAGCGTGAATGCAGCCAGAGCTGAGTTAGGTGCGATTCAAAATCGCTTCGAAGCGGTCGTAAGAAATGGGCTGAATGTCGCGGAGAATCTGTCGGCTTCACGTTCAAGAATACAGGATGCAGATTTCGCATTAGAGACGGCAAGATTGACTCGGGCGCAGATTTTGCAACAGGCTGGCGTGGCCATGCTTTCTCAAGCCAATAGTCAGCCGCAGAATGTGTTGTCATTAATACAGTAA
- a CDS encoding flagellin, translating into MAQVINTNVASLNSQRALTRSQSALNLSLARLSSGLRINSAKDDAAGLAISERFTTQIRGLNQAARNASDAISLAQTGEGALQEVTTALQRMRELAVQSINATNSDLDRASLQAEVAQLQEEITRVSGTEFNGVQIIGVSAQAFTFQVGANAGETITISTTNVTTLSGYAGAISGGTISTVSGANSLLANVDTYLDEINSVRATLGAIQNRFEAVVRNTQNVAENLSASRSRIQDADFAAETAALTRAQILQQAGVAMLSQANALPQSVLSLIG; encoded by the coding sequence ATGGCACAAGTAATCAATACTAATGTGGCATCGCTGAACAGTCAGCGTGCTCTCACCCGCTCACAAAGCGCTCTCAATCTTTCACTGGCTCGATTGTCATCCGGTCTTCGTATTAACAGTGCGAAGGATGATGCGGCTGGCTTGGCAATTTCAGAACGTTTTACTACCCAGATCCGTGGTTTAAATCAAGCCGCGCGAAACGCAAGTGACGCGATTTCTCTGGCGCAAACAGGTGAAGGGGCTCTGCAAGAGGTAACCACTGCATTGCAACGGATGAGAGAATTGGCAGTGCAATCCATCAATGCGACAAACAGTGATCTAGACCGCGCTTCTTTGCAAGCTGAGGTTGCTCAATTGCAGGAAGAAATCACTCGTGTGTCCGGAACGGAGTTCAACGGCGTTCAAATTATCGGTGTTAGTGCCCAGGCGTTCACATTCCAAGTTGGAGCAAACGCCGGAGAAACTATTACTATCAGTACCACAAACGTTACTACTTTGAGCGGATATGCCGGTGCAATCAGTGGTGGAACCATATCTACGGTTTCCGGAGCGAATTCACTGCTGGCCAATGTCGATACCTATTTAGACGAAATTAATAGCGTTCGAGCAACATTGGGTGCGATTCAAAACCGATTTGAAGCTGTGGTGCGTAATACACAAAACGTCGCCGAGAACCTGTCCGCTTCCAGAAGTCGAATCCAGGATGCTGACTTCGCAGCGGAGACTGCGGCATTGACCAGAGCTCAGATACTGCAACAGGCAGGCGTGGCCATGCTGTCACAGGCCAATGCCTTGCCGCAGAGCGTGTTGAGCTTGATCGGTTAA
- a CDS encoding DUF115 domain-containing protein → MDTTEPAFSEPLITNSFGDSYFYGVNHQSFDRIGSTAIYKSRWGEKLFQENHLYIIAGSDSGLLIRHVLKYGIPKGSRYLFVELDSIVPELEFLSGIIEAESNVALCTIDTLDKSLKSFSLDRYAYLDAVDVLVSLAAEEAYLSDYAVLWNSLEKAVQQILWLYKTQFGNCTFFSAQLRNMAENRSPASMLRNVFPGKTAILLGGGPSLDPALPWVKSHRSELVVTAVSRISKRLLEVDLVPDVVFTVDPHPGSFDVGKHMLNFPHKVLLVNAYHSNSRLLGQWGGRSVYLNKNNPWVSFNDNDNVVTAAPTVSNSAVNMLIAMGFKRILLAGLDLCFSPEGYTHAMGSDERKLGALVGASHLSIQTNSGEIAQTDNSFYMAAESLAKQAEYATTQHCRLINCAPHAAKIPNIEYQDLNKIPLEPLGVDVWQTIEQRLCTDNSTSRIEHYEKCLKVLTKAEYKLEKIRRMSKDALTHNKWLFDKKGDPGSFKHKIKMDRIEKELNGALKDYSVLCKIYGMSEFVKTLRPDDKSEWSDDEVEKAGFTYYEAYLTGADNLLKEVCSAVERVQARIEEEKPHPDFELLTSQWEQDQQFHRAALWKQRQSDSYCFTTTINTQIAKFEQQFHSDIRNEKHNYLVNIKQRSNLKGVCSKALDLFRHKNLKGLEHLINGLNTRSESEAKPLLLLTQAYILELNDQPDMAISTLEDLVSDCSDSNPLEYALSRLSVLYLGNMDLEKAAGTLKFLSGISSSYMPQYADMLSIKGDKKSAIDVYTDYLTKIPGDYATMLKLGLLYLDLGVTDGALWIFQHLYDLDPNNSNIARLLNDTKASA, encoded by the coding sequence TTGGATACCACAGAACCTGCTTTTTCGGAACCGCTGATTACCAATAGCTTTGGCGATAGCTATTTCTATGGTGTAAACCACCAAAGTTTTGATCGAATTGGCTCCACTGCGATTTACAAATCTCGTTGGGGTGAGAAACTGTTTCAGGAAAACCACTTATACATTATTGCGGGGAGCGACAGCGGCCTTTTAATAAGACACGTATTGAAATATGGCATACCCAAAGGCAGCCGCTACCTGTTTGTAGAACTGGACAGTATCGTACCGGAACTGGAATTTTTGTCTGGTATTATTGAAGCGGAATCCAATGTTGCATTATGTACAATTGACACCTTGGATAAATCGCTTAAATCATTTTCACTCGACCGGTATGCTTACCTGGATGCAGTAGATGTTCTGGTATCCCTAGCCGCAGAAGAAGCCTATCTTAGTGACTACGCCGTTTTGTGGAACAGCCTTGAAAAGGCCGTTCAACAAATTCTTTGGCTATACAAAACTCAGTTTGGTAATTGTACATTTTTTAGCGCGCAATTGAGAAACATGGCGGAAAACCGCTCTCCTGCCTCTATGCTGCGTAATGTATTTCCGGGAAAAACAGCTATTCTGTTGGGTGGTGGCCCCTCCCTGGATCCGGCTCTTCCCTGGGTTAAAAGCCACAGAAGTGAACTGGTAGTTACTGCTGTATCAAGAATCAGCAAGCGCCTGCTGGAAGTGGACTTAGTCCCCGACGTTGTGTTTACAGTAGATCCACACCCAGGTAGCTTTGATGTGGGCAAACACATGCTCAATTTTCCGCATAAGGTTCTGCTCGTCAATGCATACCATTCCAACTCTCGCTTGCTCGGACAATGGGGGGGTCGCAGTGTCTACCTCAACAAAAACAATCCATGGGTCAGTTTTAACGATAATGACAACGTTGTCACTGCGGCCCCCACCGTCAGCAATAGTGCTGTTAACATGCTCATTGCTATGGGCTTCAAAAGAATTTTATTAGCCGGGTTGGATCTATGCTTTAGTCCTGAAGGATACACACACGCCATGGGTAGTGACGAAAGAAAGCTCGGTGCGTTAGTGGGCGCCAGTCACTTATCGATACAAACGAACAGTGGTGAAATTGCTCAAACCGACAATAGTTTTTACATGGCTGCAGAAAGTCTCGCCAAACAAGCAGAATACGCAACGACACAACATTGTCGGCTTATCAACTGTGCGCCTCATGCCGCCAAAATTCCCAATATAGAATATCAAGACTTGAATAAAATACCACTTGAGCCATTGGGAGTGGATGTTTGGCAAACCATAGAACAAAGACTTTGCACCGATAATTCCACCTCCAGAATTGAGCATTATGAAAAATGCCTAAAAGTATTAACTAAAGCCGAATACAAATTAGAGAAAATTCGAAGGATGTCCAAAGATGCATTGACACACAATAAGTGGCTTTTTGACAAAAAGGGAGACCCGGGCTCATTTAAACACAAGATCAAAATGGACCGTATAGAAAAGGAATTGAACGGTGCATTAAAAGATTACAGCGTATTGTGTAAAATCTATGGGATGAGCGAGTTTGTCAAGACTCTCCGACCGGACGACAAAAGCGAATGGAGTGATGACGAGGTAGAAAAAGCCGGATTTACCTACTATGAAGCATATTTAACCGGTGCTGACAATTTGCTGAAAGAAGTCTGTTCAGCCGTTGAGAGGGTTCAGGCTCGCATTGAAGAGGAAAAACCCCATCCGGATTTTGAGTTATTGACATCTCAATGGGAACAGGATCAACAGTTTCACCGTGCAGCGCTTTGGAAGCAACGACAGAGTGACAGCTACTGTTTTACTACTACCATAAATACTCAAATCGCCAAATTCGAGCAACAATTCCATAGTGACATCCGTAACGAGAAACACAACTACTTGGTCAATATAAAGCAGCGTTCTAATCTAAAGGGAGTATGCAGCAAAGCGTTGGATCTATTTCGTCACAAAAACCTCAAAGGACTGGAACACTTGATCAATGGACTCAATACGCGCTCTGAATCTGAGGCCAAGCCATTGTTGTTGTTGACACAGGCCTACATCCTTGAATTAAACGACCAGCCGGATATGGCAATTTCCACATTGGAAGATCTTGTTTCCGATTGCTCAGATAGCAATCCACTGGAATACGCGTTAAGCCGCCTGTCAGTTCTTTATCTGGGAAACATGGATTTGGAAAAAGCAGCAGGCACATTAAAATTCCTATCCGGCATCTCCAGCAGTTATATGCCGCAATACGCTGACATGTTGAGTATTAAGGGCGACAAAAAATCCGCCATTGATGTCTACACCGACTATTTAACTAAGATACCGGGTGACTACGCAACCATGTTAAAACTGGGCCTGTTGTATTTGGATCTTGGAGTTACCGACGGTGCTCTTTGGATATTCCAGCACTTATATGATCTCGATCCCAATAATTCGAATATAGCAAGGCTTTTAAATGACACAAAGGCATCCGCATGA
- a CDS encoding NAD-dependent 4,6-dehydratase LegB has translation MNSQNNYTALVTGADGFIGSHLVEALVKSGVNVKAFVLYNSLGSWGWLEHVDQQVLDSIEIHCGDIRDPGSAKLAVSGCDTVFHLAALIGIPYSYTAPDSYLDTNIRGTLNLLNAARDYDVNYFINTSTSEVYGSALQVPIPETHPLQPQSPYSASKIAADQLALSYYYSFDLPVSIIRPFNTYGPRQSARAVIPTVISQIANGAQSIKLGSLYPTRDFNYVSDTVNGFVKIRETKAGIGETINIGSGYEISVQNTVELIASLMGQQITIESDDQRLRPKSSEVDRLCADNSKAKTIADWSPEHAGIDGLKRGLKKTIDWFSDPVNLSKYKSSIYNV, from the coding sequence ATGAACAGTCAAAACAACTACACGGCTTTGGTTACCGGCGCTGATGGCTTTATTGGTTCTCATTTAGTTGAAGCGTTGGTCAAATCCGGGGTAAATGTTAAAGCATTTGTTTTATACAATTCACTGGGTAGTTGGGGTTGGTTGGAACATGTGGATCAACAGGTTTTGGATAGTATTGAAATACATTGTGGCGACATACGGGATCCGGGTTCCGCCAAATTGGCAGTCTCCGGATGTGATACCGTGTTTCATTTGGCCGCATTGATTGGCATCCCATATTCATACACTGCACCGGATTCCTATCTCGACACCAATATAAGAGGTACGCTTAACTTGCTCAATGCTGCACGGGACTACGATGTGAATTATTTTATTAACACCTCCACCAGCGAAGTATACGGAAGTGCGCTGCAGGTTCCAATACCGGAAACCCACCCACTTCAACCACAATCACCCTATTCCGCCAGTAAAATAGCCGCAGATCAATTGGCATTATCATACTACTATTCATTTGACTTACCTGTATCCATTATTCGACCCTTCAACACCTATGGACCAAGACAGTCTGCCAGAGCTGTGATACCCACAGTGATATCGCAAATTGCCAATGGAGCACAATCCATTAAATTGGGTTCACTATATCCCACTCGGGACTTCAATTATGTCAGCGATACCGTAAATGGTTTTGTAAAAATTAGGGAAACCAAAGCAGGAATAGGTGAAACCATCAATATTGGCAGTGGATATGAAATTTCCGTACAAAATACAGTTGAGCTGATTGCAAGTCTTATGGGGCAGCAAATAACCATAGAATCTGATGACCAACGTCTGCGACCGAAAAGCAGTGAAGTGGACCGTCTCTGTGCAGACAACAGCAAAGCCAAAACGATTGCGGATTGGTCGCCGGAACACGCGGGTATCGATGGACTAAAACGGGGTCTCAAGAAAACTATTGACTGGTTTTCCGACCCAGTCAATCTTTCCAAATACAAATCCTCTATTTACAACGTCTAG
- a CDS encoding LegC family aminotransferase, whose translation MNIQSFVSTLKSFARDKDVLNLHEPIFLGKEKDYVNDCIETGWVSSVGAYVNRFEKELAEYTGSRRAIAVVNGTAALHISLLLNNIGENDEVLLPALTFVASANAIAYCRAIPHFVEISQETLGVDPELLRRYLQDTTFIKNQHCINRKTGRPIKALMVVHAFGHCASMEALHQICQDHNLALIEDAAEALGSTYKNQHAGTFGQAGALSFNGNKIITTGGGGAVLLNSERMAEQARHISTTAKLPHGWEYNHDQVGYNYRMPNINAALGVAQLEQLPQFLLQKRRLTQIYKERFLEFSNVTVFEQPQNCHSNYWLNVLLLDQSLNTEAKDPSLLDQILAACHDANIMVRPAWRLLHQLPMYTHCPKMDLSFSEDIVKRLICLPSSADLVNHAT comes from the coding sequence ATGAATATTCAGTCTTTTGTTTCCACTCTCAAGTCTTTCGCAAGAGACAAAGACGTGCTTAACCTGCACGAGCCGATATTCTTAGGCAAAGAAAAAGACTACGTCAACGACTGTATTGAAACCGGTTGGGTTTCCAGCGTGGGAGCCTATGTCAACCGTTTCGAAAAGGAATTGGCGGAATATACCGGATCCAGACGCGCTATTGCTGTTGTCAACGGAACGGCGGCCTTACACATTAGTTTACTTTTGAACAATATTGGAGAAAATGACGAAGTCTTGCTTCCGGCATTGACCTTCGTCGCAAGCGCTAACGCCATTGCCTACTGCCGCGCAATACCGCATTTCGTCGAGATCAGTCAAGAAACCTTAGGCGTAGATCCGGAGCTTCTGAGACGGTATCTTCAGGACACTACCTTCATCAAGAATCAACACTGTATCAATAGAAAGACAGGTAGACCCATCAAAGCCCTGATGGTCGTCCATGCTTTTGGACACTGCGCCTCCATGGAAGCGCTGCATCAAATTTGCCAGGATCACAATCTAGCCCTTATCGAAGATGCAGCTGAAGCACTGGGTAGCACCTATAAAAACCAACACGCCGGTACTTTTGGTCAGGCAGGTGCTCTAAGCTTTAATGGAAATAAAATTATAACCACTGGCGGCGGTGGTGCCGTACTACTGAATAGCGAACGTATGGCCGAACAAGCACGCCATATCAGCACCACCGCCAAGCTACCCCATGGTTGGGAATATAACCACGACCAAGTGGGATACAACTACCGCATGCCAAACATAAATGCTGCATTAGGCGTAGCCCAATTGGAACAACTCCCCCAATTTCTTTTACAAAAACGTCGATTGACCCAGATCTACAAAGAGCGATTCTTGGAATTCAGTAACGTGACTGTTTTTGAGCAACCGCAGAACTGCCATAGTAACTATTGGTTAAATGTATTGCTATTGGATCAATCTCTCAACACAGAGGCTAAAGACCCCTCACTATTGGACCAGATATTGGCGGCCTGTCACGATGCTAATATAATGGTGCGACCTGCCTGGCGTCTTTTACATCAGCTACCAATGTACACTCACTGCCCAAAAATGGATCTCAGTTTCTCAGAAGACATTGTTAAACGGCTTATCTGCCTCCCCAGCAGTGCAGACTTGGTGAATCATGCTACCTGA
- the neuC gene encoding UDP-N-acetylglucosamine 2-epimerase has protein sequence MLPEHLKICAISGSRADYGLLLSLLKSLQKDPQFTLQLLVTGSHLSKNHGDTVTCFSEDGIAIDHRIPILSKSDSPQAICSAVAKAVEGFSVAFASLTPDLVLVLGDRYEIFAGVQAALFHKIPVAHIAGGDITEGAYDDAIRHAITKMSHLHFTTNTQSTSRIVQMGENPESVFTVGSPGIDLIKSLQLLDKQQLQKVLSIPMQERVFLVGYHPVTLETRTISQQCQTLFSALDQFPESTVIFTSANADTEGHTANKLIRSYVAKHSFAHYFESLGQLKYLSLLQCCNVVIGNSSSGLYEAPSLGTPTVNIGIRQKGRLKADSVQDCELDTDSIISCVKAALKSATIVAENPYGDGNSVARIMAVLKDLNRFKLDSLVQKSFFEVTRV, from the coding sequence ATGCTACCTGAGCATTTAAAAATATGCGCTATCAGCGGATCGCGCGCTGATTATGGCCTGCTGCTCTCCCTGCTCAAATCGTTGCAAAAAGATCCGCAGTTTACACTGCAACTACTCGTTACCGGCTCACATTTAAGTAAAAACCATGGCGACACCGTTACTTGTTTTTCAGAAGATGGAATTGCTATAGACCACCGTATTCCTATCTTAAGCAAATCGGACAGCCCCCAGGCGATCTGTAGTGCTGTTGCAAAAGCCGTTGAAGGATTCTCCGTAGCTTTTGCATCCTTGACACCGGACCTTGTACTCGTGTTGGGAGACCGCTACGAAATATTCGCGGGGGTCCAGGCTGCATTGTTTCACAAAATACCGGTTGCTCATATTGCAGGTGGCGATATCACCGAAGGTGCCTACGACGACGCCATACGTCATGCAATCACCAAAATGTCCCATTTACACTTTACCACCAATACCCAATCCACATCGCGTATTGTCCAGATGGGCGAAAATCCTGAATCTGTATTTACCGTAGGTAGCCCGGGAATAGACTTAATTAAGTCATTGCAATTGTTGGACAAGCAACAGTTACAGAAGGTGTTAAGCATACCGATGCAAGAGCGGGTCTTTCTGGTGGGCTATCATCCCGTTACTTTGGAAACACGTACCATTTCACAGCAGTGCCAAACGTTGTTTTCTGCATTGGATCAATTTCCAGAATCTACTGTGATTTTCACCAGCGCTAATGCAGATACCGAAGGCCATACAGCGAATAAACTAATTCGGTCTTATGTTGCCAAACATTCTTTTGCTCACTACTTTGAGTCATTAGGGCAGTTGAAATATTTGAGTTTACTGCAATGTTGCAATGTCGTTATAGGTAACTCCTCCAGCGGTCTATACGAAGCCCCCAGTCTGGGTACTCCGACTGTCAATATTGGTATCCGACAAAAAGGTCGACTCAAGGCAGACAGCGTACAAGACTGTGAGTTAGACACAGATTCGATTATTAGCTGCGTCAAGGCAGCACTGAAAAGCGCAACCATTGTTGCGGAAAACCCCTATGGAGACGGAAACAGCGTAGCGCGCATTATGGCTGTTTTGAAAGATTTGAATCGGTTCAAACTGGATTCACTGGTCCAGAAGTCATTTTTCGAGGTAACCCGTGTCTAA
- the neuB gene encoding N-acetylneuraminate synthase, which translates to MSNSCFIIAEAGVNHNGEMETAFELAQAALDAGADAVKYQLFIPEALVLDGTPTADYQQRNTGQQSQLQLLQRLALHSEQHAQVKQYCEHIGIQYMCSPFDNNSADYLCNVLQLDTIKIGSGELSNGPMLLQIAQSGKNTVLSTGMSTVADIRCALNILAHGYSRPKSENPLPYTQLLATPPDLSILRNKVVLLHCTTEYPCPETSVNLLAMRDLAQQFELPVGLSDHSEGILASTSAVSLGACVIEKHFTLDKNQNGPDHCASLNPAEFSALVKGIRSVERMLGNGVKQPDPVELQNKKVVRKHIVAACDIKQGELFTEHNLTCKRTPSGISPFSFWELLGKPAGKDYAINEEIRF; encoded by the coding sequence GTGTCTAACTCTTGTTTTATTATTGCTGAAGCCGGTGTCAATCATAACGGAGAAATGGAAACCGCGTTCGAATTGGCACAGGCGGCATTGGATGCCGGCGCGGACGCAGTCAAGTATCAGTTATTTATCCCTGAAGCTTTGGTATTGGATGGTACCCCCACTGCAGATTATCAACAACGTAATACCGGACAGCAATCTCAACTGCAGTTACTGCAGCGCTTAGCCCTACATTCTGAACAACACGCACAAGTGAAACAGTACTGTGAACACATCGGTATCCAGTATATGTGTTCTCCTTTTGACAATAATAGCGCGGACTACCTCTGCAATGTACTACAGTTGGATACGATAAAAATCGGTTCCGGAGAATTGAGCAATGGCCCTATGCTATTGCAGATTGCCCAAAGCGGGAAAAATACAGTTTTGTCTACCGGTATGAGTACAGTAGCCGACATTCGTTGTGCCCTAAACATCCTGGCTCATGGATACTCTCGCCCAAAATCAGAAAATCCGCTGCCATACACACAATTGCTGGCAACACCTCCGGATCTAAGTATTCTACGAAACAAGGTGGTACTATTGCATTGCACCACCGAGTACCCTTGCCCTGAAACTTCTGTCAATCTGTTGGCCATGCGCGATCTGGCGCAACAGTTTGAGTTACCGGTAGGTTTGTCTGATCACAGTGAAGGTATTTTAGCATCGACCAGTGCAGTGTCATTGGGAGCATGTGTCATAGAAAAACATTTCACCTTAGATAAAAACCAAAACGGGCCCGATCATTGCGCTTCATTGAATCCTGCGGAATTCAGCGCTTTGGTAAAAGGAATACGAAGCGTAGAACGCATGCTGGGTAATGGCGTTAAACAACCAGATCCTGTAGAGTTACAAAACAAAAAAGTGGTACGAAAACATATCGTAGCCGCCTGCGACATCAAACAAGGGGAACTGTTCACAGAACATAACCTGACTTGTAAACGGACTCCATCCGGTATATCCCCCTTTTCTTTTTGGGAATTACTGGGTAAACCTGCCGGCAAGGACTACGCCATTAATGAGGAGATCCGGTTTTGA
- a CDS encoding acetyltransferase, with protein sequence MTPPLILLGSGGHASVLAECIQLCGFSLYAVVSPTKPEGPLFEQSVWLNGDANALDLDVRQYRVVNGVGSIGDTGKRKALFDLYKSKGFYFQNIVHPSAVISPHLRNLGEGFQALSGCIVNTGCHIGDNVVLNSRAVVEHHCRIGNHSFVASSATLCGSCEVEDQVHIGAAAVLNQGLFVGHGALIATGSVVIRNVTAKTLVMGVPARKQRDLSC encoded by the coding sequence TTGACGCCTCCTTTGATTCTATTGGGTAGTGGTGGACACGCATCGGTGTTAGCCGAATGTATTCAATTATGTGGATTCAGCTTATACGCCGTTGTTTCCCCAACAAAACCCGAGGGCCCTTTGTTTGAACAAAGCGTATGGCTAAACGGTGACGCAAATGCTTTAGACTTGGATGTCAGGCAATACCGGGTAGTCAATGGCGTGGGTTCCATTGGTGACACGGGAAAAAGAAAAGCCCTGTTCGATTTGTACAAGTCTAAAGGTTTCTATTTCCAAAATATCGTTCACCCCAGTGCTGTGATTAGCCCTCACTTAAGAAACCTGGGCGAAGGTTTTCAAGCTTTATCCGGCTGTATCGTTAACACCGGGTGCCACATTGGTGACAACGTGGTCCTAAACAGTAGAGCCGTGGTGGAACACCACTGCCGCATAGGTAACCACAGTTTTGTGGCAAGTTCCGCGACCTTATGTGGTTCCTGTGAAGTTGAAGACCAAGTTCATATTGGCGCAGCTGCGGTTCTAAACCAGGGACTCTTTGTGGGTCATGGCGCACTAATTGCAACCGGTTCTGTAGTCATTAGGAATGTAACAGCGAAAACCCTGGTAATGGGTGTACCCGCACGGAAGCAGCGTGATTTATCATGTTAA
- a CDS encoding nucleotidyltransferase family protein: MLNHEWKNIAVRPDATMREVLALIDKTAMQIALVVDDACHLTGTITDGDIRRALLKGENLDTAVHLFMNPNAVTGLVDEDPLSWQRAMQRHSLKHLPLLDASGCIRALARLEIPQEPKRENRVVLMAGGLGTRLRPLTQSKPKPLLTVGDRPIIETIIENFAQQGFYQFTLCINYQGEKIKAYCGDGNKWGVQIDYVEESKRLGTAGALALLSERPDLPFFVMNGDLLTKVDFVRFLDFHKKQDNHASMCVREYRYQIPYGVVDLDQHKIVQLREKPVFYHNVNAGIYLLNPEVLQLIPRNTYFDMPQLFDHLISESYQAGSFPLREYWMDVGRMEDFHQAHSDYIEQFG, translated from the coding sequence ATGTTAAATCATGAATGGAAGAATATCGCCGTTAGACCTGACGCTACTATGCGCGAGGTACTGGCCCTTATTGATAAAACCGCTATGCAAATCGCATTGGTGGTGGATGACGCCTGCCATTTAACAGGTACCATTACGGACGGAGATATACGTCGAGCCCTGCTCAAAGGTGAAAACCTGGACACAGCGGTACACCTATTTATGAATCCCAATGCCGTTACCGGTTTGGTGGACGAAGATCCGCTAAGTTGGCAACGCGCTATGCAACGTCACTCATTAAAACACCTTCCCCTATTAGATGCGTCCGGCTGTATCAGAGCACTGGCCCGACTGGAGATACCCCAGGAACCTAAACGGGAAAACCGTGTGGTGCTCATGGCCGGAGGTCTCGGAACACGTCTACGTCCCCTTACACAAAGCAAACCCAAACCGTTACTTACCGTTGGAGACCGACCTATCATAGAAACGATAATTGAAAATTTTGCACAGCAGGGTTTTTACCAATTTACCCTATGCATCAATTATCAAGGGGAGAAAATCAAAGCATATTGCGGAGATGGAAACAAATGGGGTGTACAAATAGACTATGTGGAAGAATCCAAACGACTGGGAACTGCGGGTGCTTTAGCGTTGTTATCTGAGAGACCGGATTTACCCTTTTTTGTGATGAATGGAGATTTGTTAACAAAAGTGGATTTCGTTCGGTTTTTGGATTTTCACAAAAAACAAGACAACCATGCCAGCATGTGCGTTCGAGAATACAGATATCAGATCCCGTATGGTGTTGTGGATCTGGACCAACACAAAATAGTGCAATTGCGGGAAAAGCCGGTCTTCTATCACAATGTCAACGCAGGAATTTATTTGCTCAATCCGGAAGTGCTGCAATTAATACCCCGTAACACCTATTTCGATATGCCCCAATTATTCGATCATCTAATATCCGAGAGTTATCAAGCGGGCAGTTTTCCTCTGCGTGAATATTGGATGGATGTCGGCAGGATGGAGGATTTCCATCAAGCCCACAGCGACTACATAGAGCAATTCGGATGA